A single window of Coffea eugenioides isolate CCC68of chromosome 7, Ceug_1.0, whole genome shotgun sequence DNA harbors:
- the LOC113778581 gene encoding queuosine salvage protein-like, protein MEEVRASSAWVANHSSHVTVDFSGIERVAEAIKDSIPKVEWDFEGIHYFDNGPLTVQYLFVLDALNFCFWPDKEMSYEHLASGLKEALQNDKTAFDADRLQKYTGPELRKMLKWPRPLPLEDERVRLMHEVGLELERNFEGKALKLVESCGKSAVKLVALITRNFPGFRDHTVYKGHQVFLYKRAQIFAADLWGAFKGQGYGEFNDIGAITIFADYIVPAVLQQLGVLRYSSSLASNVDNQSEIGSGTEEEVELRACSVYAVEKMRELISKKCGKQVLSVELDLWLWSVGTRCPSLEHHRTLSIYY, encoded by the exons ATGGAAGAGGTGAGGGCCAGCTCAGCTTGGGTCGCCAATCACTCCTCTCACGTCACCGTCGACTTCTCAG GCATTGAGAGAGTTGCGGAAGCTATAAAAGATTCGATACCAAAAGTGGAGTGGGATTTTGAAGGGATTCATTATTTTGACAATGGCCCTCTTACTGTTCAGTACTTGTTTGTTTTGGATGCTCTAAATTTCTGCTTCTGGCCAG ACAAGGAGATGAGCTATGAGCATTTAGCATCAGGATTGAAGGAAGCTCTTCAGAATGACAAAACTGCATTTGATGCTGATCGCCTGCAGAAGTACACTG GTCCTGAACTACGCAAGATGTTGAAATGGCCTAGGCCTCTTCCTTTGGAGGATGAAAGGGTGCGCTTAATGCATGAG GTTGGATTAgagttggaaagaaattttgaaggaaaagcATTAAAACTTGTTGAGTCCTGTGGAAAATCAGCTGTCAAACTTGTGGCACTCATCACACGCAATTTCCCTG GCTTCCGTGACCACACTGTATACAAAGGTCATCAGGTTTTCCTGTATAAAAGAGCCCAGATATTTGCTGCAGATTTATGGGGTGCATTTAAAGGTCAAGGATATGGAGAATTTAATGACATAGGTGCAATAACCATATTTGCTGATTATATTGTCCCAGCAGTTCTCCAGCAGCTTGGAGTGTTGAGATACAGTTCATCTCTAGCTAGTAATGTTGATAACCAAAGTGAAATTGGCTCAGGCACTGAGGAGGAAGTAGAGTTGCGGGCATGCTCTGTCTATGCCGTGGAGAAAATGAGAGAGTTAATAAGTAAAAAATGTGGAAAGCAG GTTTTGAGTGTGGAACTGGATCTTTGGTTATGGTCTGTTGGTACACGATGCCCATCTCTTGAGCACCATCGGACACTTTCTATATACTATTGA